The following are encoded together in the bacterium genome:
- a CDS encoding ABC transporter ATP-binding protein encodes MSAPASAAPAPVMALRNVHVRHPTAERDALRDLSLAVRRGEILALVGPNGSGKSTALATLGRALEPRLGRVELDGDDAARLGTRAFALRVARLPQQPACPEGLTVSELVRSGRHAHRGFLEPLREHDLAAAREAMRAVDVLDLRHRKMETLSGGERRRAWLAMVLCQEAPLLLLDEPTAALDLRHQRELLVLMRHLRDVRQVTIVVVLHDLEHAAWVADRVAVMHRGRLYAAGAPDRVIRDDMLRDVFGVEARVARDGDDLVVRVLGSCDPLRFL; translated from the coding sequence GTGAGCGCGCCCGCGAGCGCTGCGCCGGCGCCGGTGATGGCGCTGCGCAACGTGCACGTGCGGCATCCGACCGCCGAGCGCGACGCCCTGCGCGACCTGTCGCTCGCCGTGCGTCGCGGCGAGATCCTGGCGCTGGTGGGGCCGAACGGCTCCGGCAAGTCGACGGCGCTCGCGACGCTCGGCCGCGCGCTCGAGCCGCGGCTCGGCCGCGTCGAGCTCGACGGCGACGACGCCGCGCGCCTCGGCACGCGTGCGTTCGCGCTGCGCGTCGCGCGCCTGCCGCAGCAGCCCGCGTGTCCCGAGGGCCTCACCGTGAGCGAGCTCGTGCGCAGCGGACGGCACGCGCACCGCGGCTTCCTCGAGCCGCTGCGCGAGCACGACCTCGCGGCGGCGCGCGAGGCCATGCGGGCGGTCGACGTCCTCGACCTGCGCCACCGCAAGATGGAGACGCTGTCCGGCGGCGAGCGCCGGCGCGCCTGGCTCGCCATGGTGCTCTGTCAGGAGGCGCCGCTGCTGCTGCTCGACGAACCGACGGCGGCCCTCGACCTGCGCCACCAGCGCGAGCTGCTGGTGCTGATGCGCCACCTGCGCGACGTCCGGCAGGTGACGATCGTCGTCGTGCTCCACGACCTCGAGCACGCGGCCTGGGTGGCCGATCGCGTCGCGGTGATGCACCGCGGCCGTCTCTACGCGGCGGGTGCGCCCGACCGCGTCATTCGCGACGACATGCTGCGCGACGTCTTCGGCGTCGAGGCCCGCGTCGCCCGCGACGGCGACGATCTCGTCGTACGCGTCCTCGGGTCTTGCGACCCCCTGCGCTTCCTCTAG
- a CDS encoding NAD(P)/FAD-dependent oxidoreductase, translating into MTAAEPMDVVIVGAGFAGLGTAAALRRFGVRRFVVIERGWNVGAFWTGVYDRLHLHSPWHDLPEDGGLVRRYPMYKSRDEVLHYLDAYAHRFRLHARVRCGDTAMRIARAPAADGWIVETAQTAYHARYVVLATAMNREPTMPEVPDRPAFRGHVLHAARYRNALPFAGQRVLVVGSGNSAAEIALDLVDHGARAVDLWVRGPRHFLPRSRMTALFLVSRLLGMSSPRALDRFQRVAPGTPPFARVVRQRDRLAGRIGLDLSRYGIRRPAAGPFTEMLTRGRVPVFDRGTARAIGEERIGVVDGTARPLRGFTAHGVRLGDGETHYDAVLFATGFAPRLEPLLPDHARLLGPRPGGRAPRIDAQTRSTVEPTLFAPSFGVSLNGGAGLGRFGWAAGAQIAAELAAGSRLATPPLATPAARDRRQRAATARAGAAGRRSRAAGASPSQT; encoded by the coding sequence ATGACCGCCGCCGAGCCGATGGACGTCGTGATCGTCGGCGCCGGGTTCGCCGGGCTCGGGACCGCCGCCGCCCTGCGCCGGTTCGGCGTGCGCCGCTTCGTCGTGATCGAGCGCGGCTGGAACGTGGGCGCATTCTGGACCGGCGTCTACGATCGCCTCCACCTGCACTCGCCGTGGCACGATCTGCCCGAGGACGGCGGCCTCGTGCGCCGGTATCCGATGTACAAGTCGCGCGACGAGGTGCTGCACTACCTCGACGCCTACGCACACCGCTTCCGCCTACACGCGCGCGTGCGCTGCGGCGACACGGCGATGCGCATCGCCCGGGCGCCCGCGGCCGACGGCTGGATCGTCGAAACGGCGCAGACTGCCTACCACGCACGCTACGTCGTGCTGGCCACGGCGATGAACCGCGAGCCGACGATGCCGGAGGTGCCCGACCGTCCGGCCTTCCGCGGCCACGTGCTGCACGCGGCACGCTATCGCAACGCGCTGCCCTTCGCCGGGCAGCGCGTGCTGGTCGTCGGCAGCGGCAACTCCGCGGCCGAGATCGCGCTCGATCTCGTCGACCACGGCGCCCGTGCCGTCGATCTCTGGGTACGCGGGCCGCGCCACTTCCTGCCGCGCTCTCGCATGACCGCGCTGTTCCTGGTCTCCCGTCTGCTCGGCATGTCGTCGCCGCGGGCGCTCGATCGTTTTCAACGCGTCGCTCCGGGGACGCCGCCCTTCGCACGCGTCGTCCGGCAGCGCGACCGCCTCGCCGGCCGCATCGGGCTCGATCTGTCGCGCTACGGGATCCGGCGGCCCGCGGCAGGCCCCTTCACGGAAATGCTCACGCGGGGCCGCGTGCCCGTCTTCGACCGCGGCACCGCGCGCGCCATCGGCGAGGAGCGCATCGGCGTCGTCGACGGCACCGCGCGCCCCCTGCGCGGCTTCACCGCGCACGGCGTGCGGCTCGGCGACGGCGAGACGCACTACGACGCGGTGCTGTTCGCCACCGGCTTCGCGCCGCGCCTCGAGCCGCTGCTGCCCGACCATGCACGCCTGCTCGGCCCGCGCCCCGGCGGACGCGCACCGCGCATCGACGCGCAGACACGCTCGACGGTCGAGCCGACGCTGTTCGCTCCGAGCTTCGGGGTGTCACTGAACGGCGGAGCCGGCCTCGGCCGCTTCGGATGGGCGGCCGGGGCGCAGATCGCCGCCGAGCTGGCGGCCGGATCGCGCCTGGCGACGCCGCCGCTGGCTACGCCGGCGGCGCGTGACCGGCGTCAGCGCGCGGCCACGGCCCGGGCCGGCGCGGCTGGCCGGCGCAGCCGCGCCGCCGGCGCGAGCCCGAGCCAGACGTAG
- a CDS encoding thiolase family protein codes for MREAVIVGAVRTPLGRGKHTGALHPVHAVDLAAHSLKALVERTGIDPAVIEDVIMGCVGQVGEQGINVARNAALAAGFPETVCGTSVDRQCGSSQQSLHFAAQGVIAGAYDAVIAAGVESMSRIPMGTSVAAGGQPFGPTMRRRYEEANLYDAHGLVHQGMSAEIIAAKWKLPRTELDAFSVGSHQKAAAAARNGWFDAEIAPIEVRREDGSRDTITHDEGVRADASPEKLASLQPAFKPDGVITAGNSSQITDGSAAVLVMEKEKAKALGLRPRARFHAFALGGVDPVIMLSAPIPATKHALERGRMKLRDVDLVEINEAFAPVVLAWQRELDPDMDRVNPSGGAIALGHPLGCSGARLMTTLLHNLERTGGRFGLQTMCEGGGMANATIIERLD; via the coding sequence ATGCGTGAAGCTGTCATCGTCGGCGCCGTTCGCACCCCGCTGGGCCGCGGCAAGCACACCGGAGCCCTCCACCCCGTCCATGCCGTCGACCTGGCGGCGCACTCGCTGAAAGCGCTCGTCGAACGGACCGGGATCGACCCGGCCGTGATCGAGGACGTCATCATGGGGTGCGTCGGGCAGGTGGGCGAGCAGGGCATCAACGTCGCGCGCAACGCCGCGCTGGCCGCCGGCTTCCCGGAGACGGTGTGCGGGACCAGCGTCGACCGGCAATGCGGCTCCAGCCAGCAGTCGCTGCACTTCGCGGCCCAGGGCGTGATCGCCGGCGCCTACGACGCCGTCATCGCCGCCGGCGTCGAGTCGATGAGCCGCATCCCGATGGGGACCAGCGTCGCCGCCGGCGGCCAGCCCTTCGGGCCGACGATGCGCCGTCGCTACGAAGAGGCGAACCTCTACGACGCGCACGGCCTCGTGCACCAGGGCATGTCGGCCGAGATCATCGCCGCGAAGTGGAAGCTGCCGCGCACCGAGCTCGACGCCTTCTCCGTCGGCTCGCACCAGAAGGCGGCGGCCGCGGCGCGCAACGGCTGGTTCGACGCCGAGATCGCACCGATCGAGGTGCGGCGCGAGGACGGCTCGCGCGACACCATCACGCACGACGAGGGCGTGCGCGCCGACGCGTCGCCCGAGAAGCTGGCGTCGCTCCAGCCGGCGTTCAAACCCGACGGCGTCATCACCGCCGGCAACTCGAGCCAGATCACCGACGGCTCGGCCGCCGTCCTCGTGATGGAGAAGGAGAAAGCCAAGGCCCTCGGCCTGCGTCCCCGCGCCCGCTTCCACGCCTTCGCCCTCGGCGGCGTCGATCCGGTGATCATGCTCTCCGCGCCGATCCCGGCCACGAAGCACGCGCTCGAACGCGGCAGGATGAAGCTGCGCGACGTCGACCTGGTCGAGATCAACGAGGCATTTGCGCCCGTCGTGCTCGCCTGGCAGCGCGAGCTCGATCCCGACATGGACCGCGTCAACCCGAGCGGCGGCGCCATCGCGCTCGGGCATCCGCTCGGCTGCAGCGGCGCCCGCCTCATGACCACGCTGCTCCACAACCTCGAGCGCACCGGCGGCCGCTTCGGCCTGCAGACGATGTGCGAGGGCGGCGGCATGGCCAACGCCACGATCATCGAGCGCCTCGACTGA
- a CDS encoding crotonase/enoyl-CoA hydratase family protein has protein sequence MEADSLLVTRDGPVVTLTINRPEQRNPLGEPGDGDRFAAAAARINADREVRCVVLTGAGSAFSAGGNLKAMRDRGGPFAGPGVHVRDGYRHNIHRMVRALWTLEVPMIAAVNGPAIGLGNDVACLADTRIAAESAVFGATFLRVGLVPGDGGAWLLPRVLGMARAAELLYTADTIDAETALAWGLVSRVVPGEILMGEARALAARICRQPPDVLRMTKRLLREGVTQTFDAIMELSASMQALAHHTEDHREAVAAFFEKREPRFQGR, from the coding sequence ATGGAAGCCGACTCCCTCCTCGTCACTCGGGACGGGCCGGTGGTGACGCTCACCATCAACCGGCCCGAGCAGCGCAACCCGCTCGGCGAGCCCGGCGACGGCGACCGCTTCGCCGCCGCGGCTGCCCGCATCAACGCCGACCGTGAGGTCCGCTGCGTGGTCCTCACCGGCGCGGGCTCCGCCTTCTCCGCCGGCGGCAACCTGAAGGCGATGCGCGATCGCGGCGGGCCGTTCGCAGGGCCGGGCGTCCACGTCCGCGACGGCTACCGCCACAACATCCACCGCATGGTGCGGGCGCTGTGGACGCTCGAGGTGCCGATGATCGCGGCCGTGAACGGGCCCGCCATCGGCCTCGGCAACGACGTCGCCTGTCTCGCCGACACGCGCATCGCCGCCGAGTCGGCGGTCTTCGGCGCGACCTTCCTGCGCGTCGGCCTGGTGCCCGGCGACGGCGGCGCCTGGCTGCTGCCGCGGGTGCTCGGCATGGCACGGGCCGCCGAGCTGCTCTACACGGCCGACACCATCGACGCCGAGACGGCGCTCGCGTGGGGCCTCGTCAGCCGGGTCGTGCCGGGCGAGATACTGATGGGCGAGGCCCGGGCGCTCGCCGCCCGCATCTGCCGCCAGCCGCCCGACGTGCTGCGCATGACGAAGCGCCTGCTGCGCGAGGGCGTGACCCAGACGTTCGACGCGATCATGGAGCTGTCGGCGTCGATGCAGGCGCTGGCCCACCACACCGAGGACCATCGCGAGGCCGTCGCGGCGTTCTTCGAGAAGCGCGAGCCCCGCTTCCAGGGCCGCTGA
- a CDS encoding SDR family oxidoreductase encodes MSYDSIFRPDLFAGQVHVVTGGGSGIGRCTAHELASLGAAVVLVGRKAERLAAVCAEIADDGGTAIAMPCDIRDESAVRDMVTATLARTGRIDGLVNNAGGQFAAPLASISQKGWETVVRTNLTGGFLCARECFTQWMVDHGGAIVNIVADMWGSMPGMGHSGAARWGMVSFTETAAVEWASSGVRVNAVAPGWIASSGLDTYPDWMQHFLQLLGLAVPLQRLGTESEVSAAIVFLLSPAAAFVSGSVLRVDGAAPNAKLASPLSALLPEATAAAAEGRQPWPLPPHARSQPWHGFHRAPLPKRLRPI; translated from the coding sequence ATGTCCTACGACTCGATCTTCCGTCCCGACCTCTTCGCCGGCCAGGTCCACGTCGTGACCGGCGGCGGCAGCGGCATCGGGCGCTGCACGGCACACGAGCTGGCGTCGCTCGGAGCGGCGGTCGTGCTCGTCGGTCGCAAGGCGGAGCGGCTCGCGGCGGTGTGCGCGGAGATCGCCGACGACGGCGGCACGGCCATCGCGATGCCGTGCGACATCCGCGACGAGAGCGCGGTGCGCGACATGGTGACGGCGACGCTGGCGCGCACCGGGCGCATCGACGGGCTCGTCAACAACGCCGGCGGCCAGTTCGCCGCGCCGCTCGCGTCGATCAGCCAGAAGGGCTGGGAGACCGTCGTGCGTACGAACCTCACCGGCGGTTTCCTCTGCGCGCGCGAGTGCTTCACGCAGTGGATGGTCGATCACGGCGGCGCGATCGTGAACATCGTCGCGGACATGTGGGGCAGCATGCCGGGCATGGGCCATTCGGGCGCGGCACGCTGGGGCATGGTGAGCTTCACGGAGACGGCGGCCGTCGAGTGGGCGTCGTCCGGCGTGCGGGTGAATGCCGTGGCGCCGGGATGGATCGCGTCGTCGGGCCTCGACACCTATCCGGACTGGATGCAGCACTTCCTCCAGCTGCTCGGGCTCGCCGTCCCGCTCCAGCGGCTCGGTACCGAGTCGGAGGTATCGGCGGCGATCGTCTTCCTGCTGTCGCCTGCGGCGGCGTTCGTCAGCGGCTCGGTGCTGCGCGTCGACGGCGCGGCCCCGAATGCGAAGCTGGCGTCGCCGCTGTCCGCACTGCTGCCGGAGGCGACGGCCGCGGCGGCGGAGGGTCGCCAGCCGTGGCCGTTGCCGCCCCATGCCCGCTCGCAGCCGTGGCATGGGTTTCATCGCGCGCCCCTGCCGAAGCGGCTGCGGCCGATCTGA
- a CDS encoding YkgJ family cysteine cluster protein produces the protein MAERDWRRLLSFKCSGCGNCCRGTFVPVTDGDVRRMLEGTGRPVTELVRLVKLGDIRMDKRHGWWARIGDTKAVMALPWKRGHCAYLDAPTNRCMVYESRPLVCRSTPLEVHFTDSGAVEKLTRHLVTSCPNDWEKGSQSLRALAVLDRLRDRESDAYCEKVAAWNKQKDVARTPANFYVWLGLAPAARLRRPAAPARAVAAR, from the coding sequence ATGGCGGAGCGGGATTGGCGGCGGTTGCTCTCCTTCAAGTGCTCGGGCTGCGGCAACTGCTGCCGCGGCACCTTCGTCCCGGTCACCGACGGCGACGTCCGGCGCATGCTCGAGGGCACCGGGCGCCCGGTCACCGAGCTGGTACGGCTCGTGAAGCTCGGCGACATCCGAATGGACAAGCGCCACGGCTGGTGGGCCAGGATCGGCGACACCAAGGCGGTCATGGCGCTGCCGTGGAAGCGCGGCCACTGCGCCTATCTCGACGCTCCGACCAACCGCTGCATGGTCTACGAGTCGCGGCCCCTCGTCTGTCGCTCGACGCCGCTCGAGGTGCACTTCACCGACAGCGGCGCGGTCGAGAAGCTCACGCGGCACCTCGTCACGTCGTGTCCGAACGACTGGGAGAAGGGCAGCCAGTCGCTGCGGGCGCTGGCGGTGCTCGATCGGCTGCGCGACCGCGAGAGCGACGCCTACTGCGAGAAGGTCGCGGCCTGGAACAAGCAGAAGGACGTGGCGCGCACGCCGGCGAACTTCTACGTCTGGCTCGGGCTCGCGCCGGCGGCGCGGCTGCGCCGGCCAGCCGCGCCGGCCCGGGCCGTGGCCGCGCGCTGA
- a CDS encoding iron ABC transporter permease: MRRAYATVRQIFLRLRDRPGFWTLVLAGLLAVAVVLGGALGAANVPLAELPAALVDPAHPAYAVLWSVRLPRVVNGALVGAALGVAGALMQAAVRNPLADPGLLGVTAGAGLGGLLAIVLRPQHPSLLPVAAFVGGLLAVATLLTAAWGGGRVTGPLRIVLSGVAVQAILFAMISLVTFFFADRAPAFVSFTIGSLNGVGWDKVLLILGPVVVGCGLALLSTRTLNLMLLDDDSAGGVGLAVRRARVGASCLAALLAAGAASVAGLVGFVGLVIPNWVRVLVGPDHRVLLPLCVLGGAALVVFADTAARMVAAPLELPVGALLALVGGPYFLFVLWRKLA, translated from the coding sequence TTGAGACGAGCGTACGCCACCGTCCGCCAGATCTTCCTGCGGCTGCGGGACCGGCCCGGCTTCTGGACGCTCGTCCTGGCCGGACTGCTCGCCGTCGCGGTCGTCCTCGGCGGCGCGCTCGGCGCGGCCAACGTGCCGCTCGCCGAGCTGCCGGCCGCACTCGTCGACCCGGCGCATCCGGCGTACGCCGTCCTCTGGAGCGTGCGGCTGCCGCGAGTCGTCAACGGTGCGCTCGTCGGTGCCGCGCTCGGCGTCGCGGGCGCGCTCATGCAGGCCGCGGTACGCAACCCGCTCGCCGACCCCGGCCTCCTCGGCGTCACGGCCGGCGCCGGTCTCGGCGGCCTGCTCGCGATCGTCCTCCGACCGCAGCATCCGTCGCTCCTGCCCGTGGCGGCGTTCGTCGGCGGGCTCCTCGCCGTCGCGACCCTCCTGACCGCGGCGTGGGGTGGGGGCCGCGTCACCGGGCCGCTGCGCATCGTGCTCTCGGGCGTCGCCGTGCAGGCGATCCTGTTCGCGATGATCTCGCTGGTGACCTTCTTCTTCGCCGATCGCGCGCCGGCGTTCGTCTCGTTCACGATCGGCTCGCTGAACGGCGTGGGCTGGGACAAGGTGCTCCTCATCCTCGGCCCGGTCGTGGTCGGCTGCGGCCTGGCGCTGCTCTCGACGCGGACGCTGAACCTCATGCTGCTCGACGACGACAGCGCCGGCGGCGTCGGGCTCGCGGTGCGGCGCGCGCGCGTCGGTGCGTCGTGCCTCGCGGCGCTCCTCGCCGCGGGCGCGGCGTCGGTGGCGGGGCTCGTCGGCTTCGTGGGGCTCGTCATCCCGAACTGGGTGCGCGTGCTCGTCGGGCCGGACCATCGCGTCCTGCTGCCGCTGTGCGTCCTCGGCGGCGCGGCCCTCGTGGTCTTCGCCGACACGGCGGCGCGCATGGTGGCGGCGCCGCTCGAGCTGCCGGTGGGCGCGCTGCTGGCGCTCGTCGGCGGTCCGTACTTCCTGTTCGTGCTGTGGAGAAAGCTGGCGTGA
- a CDS encoding ABC transporter substrate-binding protein — translation MKLVSLSFALLAAASGALAAGAPMRVATLVPYVADALVEIGGNVDVVASVRRSMHETPDPKRLDLGNPHNPNIEKLVEARPTLVVADAQMHGARRDDLARGGAEVLLVESDTLDHTFEGLLLVGRKVGAEPRMAALVETAKRGVTDAALPKRTPALVLFGAPGSFLVVSNRTWIGDLASQVGYDNVGAAVSGSERFPGFVQVSDEVLAGMRPEVVMLVAHGDPEAIRTAFTQRLEGGGPWAGLRGAATGGVHVLPSAMFSINPGLAMPEAAKHLHDLAAPKVGAAR, via the coding sequence ATGAAGCTCGTGTCCCTTTCGTTCGCGCTGCTCGCCGCTGCGAGCGGCGCGCTCGCCGCCGGCGCGCCCATGCGCGTCGCGACGCTCGTTCCCTACGTCGCCGACGCGCTCGTCGAGATCGGCGGCAACGTCGACGTGGTCGCCTCGGTGCGCCGGAGCATGCACGAGACGCCCGATCCGAAGCGGCTCGACCTCGGCAACCCGCACAATCCCAACATCGAGAAGCTCGTCGAGGCGCGGCCGACGCTCGTCGTCGCCGACGCGCAGATGCACGGCGCGCGCCGCGACGACCTCGCGCGCGGCGGCGCCGAGGTGCTGCTCGTCGAGTCGGACACCCTCGACCACACCTTCGAGGGCCTGCTGCTCGTCGGCCGGAAGGTCGGCGCGGAGCCCAGGATGGCGGCGCTCGTCGAGACCGCGAAGAGGGGCGTCACCGATGCGGCGCTGCCGAAGCGCACGCCGGCGCTGGTGCTCTTCGGTGCCCCGGGCTCGTTCCTCGTGGTCTCGAATCGCACCTGGATCGGCGATCTCGCGTCGCAGGTCGGCTACGACAACGTCGGGGCGGCGGTGAGCGGCAGCGAGCGCTTCCCCGGCTTCGTCCAGGTGAGCGACGAGGTGCTCGCGGGCATGCGGCCCGAGGTGGTGATGCTGGTGGCGCACGGCGATCCCGAGGCCATCCGCACCGCGTTCACGCAGCGCCTCGAGGGCGGCGGGCCGTGGGCCGGGCTGCGCGGCGCCGCGACCGGCGGCGTGCACGTCCTGCCCTCGGCGATGTTCTCCATCAACCCGGGCCTCGCCATGCCGGAGGCGGCGAAGCACCTCCACGATCTGGCGGCGCCGAAGGTGGGAGCCGCTCGTTGA